The Impatiens glandulifera chromosome 3, dImpGla2.1, whole genome shotgun sequence genome contains a region encoding:
- the LOC124931673 gene encoding probable protein phosphatase 2C 34, which produces MGHFSSMFNGLARSLTMKKGQRRSYGGCGGKEAVDDIVTEAKKNDLILRSSGFVSVEGSNNFASVFSRRGEKGVNQDCCIVWEGFGFENDMIFCGIFDGHGPWGHFVAKRVRETMPTSLLSNWQETIAEDFLENPEKNVHKFNIWKHSYLKTCAAVDRDLLHSRKIDAFNSGTTGLTIVRQGEQIFVANVGDSRAVLGTISEEDGRLVAVQLTIDFKPNLPQEAERIAECKGRVFCLEDEPGVHRVWLPNVESPGLAMSRAFGDYCIKDFGLISTPQVTQRQITAKDQFIILATDGVWDVISNEEAVEIVSTTEDKKKSAKRLVKCAVKAWNRKRRGYAVDDISAICLFLHHSSSSSLSSQLVHPVKFAAQTRI; this is translated from the exons ATGGGGCATTTCTCATCCATGTTTAATGGACTGGCTAGATCTTTAACGATGAAGAAGGGTCAGAGGAGGAGTTACGGTGGTTGTGGCGGAAAAGAGGCGGTGGATGACATAGTAACAGAAGCAAAGAAGAACGATTTGATATTACGATCTTCGGGTTTCGTTTCTGTTGAAGGTTCAAACAATTTTGCATCTGTTTTCTCAAGGAGAGGTGAAAAAGGAGTCAACCAGGATTGTTGCATTGTTTGGGAG GGATTTGGGTTCGAAAATGACATGATCTTTTGTGGGATTTTCGACGGGCACGGTCCGTGGGGTCATTTTGTGGCGAAGAGGGTGAGAGAGACGATGCCGACTTCCTTGTTAAGCAATTGGCAGGAGACAATAGCTGAGGATTTTCTTGAGAATCCAGAAAAGAATGTTCATAAGTTCAACATATGGAAGCATTCGTATCTCAAGACTTGTGCAGCCGTGGATCGAGACCTTTTACATAGCCGCAAAATAGATGCTTTCAACAGTGGAACCACCGGACTCACTATTGTCAGACAG GGAGAACAAATATTCGTTGCAAATGTTGGCGATTCGAGGGCAGTTCTAGGAACCATATCGGAGGAGGATGGAAGATTGGTGGCGGTTCAGCTCACCATTGATTTTAAGCCCAATCTTCCTC AGGAAGCTGAGAGGATAGCAGAATGCAAAGGACGAGTATTCTGTCTAGAGGACGAACCTGGTGTGCACAGGGTCTGGCTGCCAAATGTGGAGTCCCCTGGATTGGCTATGTCTAGAGCCTTTGGTGACTATTGTATAAAGGACTTTGGACTCATTTCCACGCCTCAAGTTACACAAAGACAAATCACTGCCAAAGACCAATTTATCATTTTGGCTACAGATGGg GTATGGGATGTTATTTCGAATGAAGAAGCGGTGGAGATAGTGTCTACAACGGAGGACAAGAAGAAGTCTGCGAAGCGGCTGGTGAAGTGCGCTGTAAAAGCATGGAATCGGAAGAGGAGAGGGTATGCAGTGGATGATATTTCAGCAATTTGTCTATTCcttcatcattcttcttcttcttctttatcttctcAGTTAGTTCATCCTGTTAAGTTTGCAGCCCAAACAAGAATTTGA